One region of Ahniella affigens genomic DNA includes:
- the hflC gene encoding protease modulator HflC has translation MKFAISIIVFIVLAIAASGMFVVNEGERAVVLQFGKVVSADFAPGLHYRYPFIQDVKKYEGRIVTLDKEPQRYLTSEKKDVLVDFFVKWRIADVARFYTSTGGDEILAETRLESTVRNALGKEIITRKVRDVVSDQRAGVMKAMRDQLNAAVDELGIQVIDMRVMSIDLPTEVSQPVFDRMSAERKSVANRLRSEGTEASLGIRAQADQTQKITIAEADRDASLIRGEGDAEAAKIYARAYQKDPEFYAFYRSLEAYRSSFANGDSVLVLDPKSEFFQYFSEGAKK, from the coding sequence ATGAAATTTGCCATTTCGATTATCGTTTTCATCGTGTTGGCGATTGCTGCCAGCGGCATGTTCGTGGTCAACGAAGGCGAGCGCGCCGTCGTGCTGCAGTTCGGCAAGGTGGTCAGTGCTGACTTCGCACCAGGCCTGCACTATCGCTATCCGTTCATCCAGGATGTCAAGAAGTACGAAGGCCGAATCGTCACGCTGGACAAGGAACCACAACGTTACCTGACCAGCGAGAAGAAAGACGTGTTAGTCGACTTCTTCGTCAAATGGCGCATTGCCGACGTGGCGCGCTTCTACACCAGCACCGGTGGCGATGAAATATTGGCTGAAACGCGCCTGGAATCCACCGTGCGCAATGCGCTCGGCAAGGAGATCATCACGCGCAAAGTGCGCGATGTGGTGTCCGATCAGCGCGCCGGGGTCATGAAAGCAATGCGGGATCAGTTGAACGCGGCGGTCGACGAACTGGGCATCCAGGTCATCGACATGCGCGTCATGAGTATCGATCTCCCGACCGAGGTCAGCCAGCCGGTGTTCGACCGCATGTCGGCAGAACGGAAGAGCGTGGCGAATCGCCTCCGTTCGGAGGGCACGGAAGCGTCGCTTGGTATTCGCGCCCAGGCCGATCAGACTCAGAAGATCACGATTGCAGAAGCCGATCGCGATGCGTCGCTGATTCGTGGTGAGGGCGATGCCGAAGCCGCCAAAATCTATGCGCGGGCCTACCAGAAGGATCCCGAGTTCTACGCGTTCTACCGGAGCTTGGAGGCTTACCGATCCAGCTTCGCAAACGGCGACTCGGTTCTGGTGCTGGATCCGAAATCGGAGTTCTTCCAGTACTTTAGCGAAGGCGCCAAGAAGTAA
- a CDS encoding adenylosuccinate synthase, which produces MGQSVVILGAQWGDEGKGKIVDLLTENVGAVVRFQGGHNAGHTLVINGQKTVLHLIPSGILRDGALCLIGNGVVLSPAALKHEIEELEAKGVDVRSRLRISPATPLIMPYHIAVDQARERASGDKKIGTTGRGIGPAYEDKVARRGIRVSDLAYPDQLAEKLRAAMDYHNFVLTGWLQAPALDFQQVLDETLGFADYVRPMVEDVSTLLYEARKSGQRILFEGAQGSLLDIDHGTYPYVTSSNTTTGGALAGCGVGADAIDYVLGICKAYATRVGGGPFPTELHDDMGELLRKRGNEFGATTGRPRRCGWIDLVALKRAVQINGIDGLAITKLDVLDGLPSIKVCIAYEYRGKRREWAPLDAAGWEECKPVYLEFPGWDEPTSGVREFGKLPAAARAYLRAVEELSGCHLAMVATGADRLDTIVLRDPFA; this is translated from the coding sequence ATGGGCCAATCCGTCGTTATTCTTGGTGCCCAATGGGGCGATGAAGGCAAAGGCAAGATCGTCGATCTGCTGACTGAAAACGTGGGCGCCGTGGTGCGCTTTCAGGGCGGTCACAACGCCGGCCATACTTTGGTGATCAACGGTCAGAAAACCGTGCTGCACCTGATCCCATCGGGCATTTTGCGCGACGGCGCGCTGTGCCTGATCGGCAACGGTGTGGTGCTCTCGCCTGCCGCGCTTAAGCACGAAATCGAAGAACTCGAAGCCAAGGGCGTGGACGTGCGCTCCCGCCTTCGGATCAGCCCGGCCACGCCGCTGATCATGCCTTACCACATTGCCGTCGACCAGGCGCGCGAACGCGCCTCGGGCGACAAGAAAATCGGCACGACGGGCCGCGGCATCGGCCCGGCTTATGAAGACAAAGTGGCTCGGCGCGGGATCCGTGTGTCCGACCTCGCCTACCCAGATCAGTTGGCCGAGAAGCTCCGTGCCGCGATGGATTACCACAACTTCGTGCTCACTGGCTGGTTGCAGGCGCCAGCGCTCGATTTCCAGCAAGTGCTCGACGAAACGCTGGGCTTTGCCGATTACGTCCGGCCGATGGTTGAAGACGTCAGCACGCTGCTCTACGAGGCCCGCAAGTCGGGCCAGCGGATTCTGTTTGAAGGCGCGCAGGGTTCGCTCTTGGATATCGATCACGGCACGTATCCGTACGTCACGTCGTCGAATACGACGACCGGTGGGGCGCTCGCCGGCTGCGGCGTTGGCGCTGATGCGATCGACTACGTGCTCGGCATCTGCAAAGCCTACGCAACGCGTGTGGGCGGCGGTCCGTTCCCAACGGAACTGCACGACGACATGGGCGAGTTGCTTCGTAAGCGCGGCAACGAGTTTGGCGCGACCACCGGCCGCCCGCGCCGCTGCGGTTGGATCGATTTGGTGGCTTTGAAGCGTGCGGTTCAGATCAATGGCATTGACGGTTTGGCGATCACCAAGCTCGATGTCCTCGATGGGCTGCCCTCGATCAAGGTTTGCATCGCGTACGAATACCGCGGCAAGCGACGCGAATGGGCACCGCTGGACGCTGCTGGCTGGGAAGAATGCAAGCCAGTGTATCTGGAGTTTCCAGGCTGGGATGAGCCGACCAGTGGTGTCCGCGAATTCGGCAAATTGCCCGCCGCGGCACGTGCATATCTGCGCGCCGTGGAAGAACTCTCAGGTTGCCATTTGGCGATGGTCGCCACTGGCGCCGACCGCCTCGACACCATTGTGTTGCGCGATCCCTTCGCCTAA
- a CDS encoding S46 family peptidase yields the protein MLKNTTLSLLLCLPGFALAAEGMWTLDNLPRADLEQAYQFKPDQKWLDHARLASARLAGGCSGSFVSPEGLVLTNQHCVIGCVSDLSSPEHDYVNNGFLANKRQDEKQCPGAEINRLESVSDVTGRILKVTNGLTGKAYNDAKKAEQSRIESECVAGAANTVRCDLVELYQGGVQHLYRYTRFQDVRLVFAPEYQAGFFGGDPDNFNFPRFNLDMGLLRVYENGKPARIKHYLPIKSAGAEPGELVMTLGHPGSTQRLLTAAQLETLRDVMLPFRLMIGYEYRGLVTQFASESAENARIVRSDLTNIENGLKVRSGQFKALLNTEVLTKKRADEASLQAYVQSDAARAAQFGNPWADIAAAQAIARQSVVRYQMIEGGLGFASTHLNYAKSLMRAADERQKPDGERLREFAEAGLPAVEARLLADVPVYPNYEKLKLGWSLTKLRERLGTDHPFVQQILGKKSPQKLAAEIIEGSHLADPKVRKALWEGGQAAVAASQDPAIMLMREIDPVARRLRAEYETEVESVEKRAAERLAAARFAQKGTTVYPDATFSLRLSHGVVRGFDEDGDTIAPFTDFNGLYRRATADEPFNLAPRWTAAQSKLNLATRFNQVTTNDIIGGNSGSPLLNANGEIVGLAFDGNIHSLGGAYFYDETQNRTVSVHPAAILAALKTVYGADKVVKELTVR from the coding sequence ATGTTGAAGAACACCACCCTGAGTCTGCTCCTTTGCCTGCCTGGTTTTGCGCTTGCGGCAGAAGGCATGTGGACTCTGGACAACTTGCCACGCGCCGACCTTGAGCAGGCGTACCAGTTCAAGCCCGACCAAAAGTGGCTGGATCATGCCCGCCTTGCGTCGGCACGCCTCGCCGGCGGCTGTTCGGGCTCTTTTGTGTCGCCCGAGGGGCTGGTGCTGACCAACCAGCACTGCGTGATTGGCTGCGTGTCCGATTTGTCATCGCCCGAGCATGACTACGTCAACAACGGGTTTCTGGCCAACAAGCGCCAGGACGAAAAGCAATGTCCGGGTGCCGAAATCAATCGCCTCGAGTCCGTCTCAGACGTCACCGGGCGCATTCTGAAGGTCACGAACGGCTTGACCGGCAAGGCATACAATGATGCCAAGAAAGCGGAACAAAGCCGGATCGAGTCAGAGTGTGTCGCAGGCGCTGCGAACACCGTGCGCTGCGACCTCGTGGAGTTGTACCAAGGCGGCGTGCAACACCTGTATCGCTACACCCGGTTCCAGGATGTGCGCCTGGTGTTTGCACCGGAGTACCAGGCGGGCTTCTTCGGTGGTGACCCCGATAATTTCAACTTCCCGCGATTCAACCTCGACATGGGGCTGTTGCGGGTCTACGAAAACGGCAAGCCGGCTCGGATCAAGCATTACCTGCCGATCAAGTCGGCGGGCGCGGAACCGGGCGAACTGGTGATGACCTTGGGTCACCCAGGCTCCACGCAGCGTTTGCTGACCGCAGCGCAGTTGGAAACACTCCGGGATGTGATGCTGCCGTTTCGCCTGATGATTGGCTATGAGTATCGCGGTCTAGTGACCCAATTCGCGTCAGAAAGCGCCGAGAACGCCCGGATCGTGCGCTCGGACTTGACCAATATCGAAAACGGTTTGAAGGTACGCAGCGGTCAGTTCAAAGCGTTACTGAATACTGAAGTGTTGACCAAGAAACGCGCCGACGAAGCATCGCTGCAAGCCTATGTCCAGAGCGACGCGGCCCGCGCGGCGCAATTTGGCAACCCTTGGGCCGACATTGCGGCAGCGCAGGCAATCGCGCGCCAGAGCGTCGTGCGGTACCAAATGATCGAAGGCGGCCTGGGCTTTGCCTCGACTCATTTGAACTACGCCAAGTCCTTGATGCGCGCAGCCGACGAACGCCAGAAGCCTGACGGCGAGCGCCTGCGTGAGTTCGCTGAGGCGGGTCTGCCTGCTGTAGAAGCACGCTTGCTCGCCGACGTACCGGTGTATCCGAACTACGAAAAGCTAAAGCTCGGGTGGTCGCTGACCAAATTGCGCGAACGCCTGGGCACGGATCATCCGTTCGTGCAGCAGATTCTTGGCAAGAAGTCGCCGCAAAAGCTCGCCGCCGAGATCATCGAAGGCAGTCATCTGGCCGACCCGAAAGTGCGCAAGGCCTTATGGGAAGGCGGTCAGGCTGCCGTAGCGGCGAGTCAAGACCCAGCCATCATGTTGATGCGTGAGATCGATCCGGTCGCCCGCCGCTTGCGTGCCGAGTACGAGACCGAAGTGGAGTCGGTGGAGAAGCGTGCCGCCGAGCGCCTCGCCGCAGCACGTTTTGCCCAAAAAGGCACCACTGTTTATCCCGATGCCACCTTCAGCCTGCGCCTGAGCCATGGCGTTGTCCGCGGCTTTGATGAAGACGGCGACACGATCGCCCCGTTCACAGATTTCAACGGCCTGTACCGGCGCGCCACGGCCGACGAGCCATTCAATTTGGCGCCACGCTGGACGGCTGCACAGTCCAAACTCAACTTGGCAACGCGATTCAATCAGGTCACCACGAATGACATCATCGGCGGCAATTCTGGCAGCCCGTTGTTGAACGCGAACGGCGAGATCGTAGGCTTGGCGTTCGACGGCAATATCCACTCACTGGGCGGTGCGTATTTCTACGACGAAACCCAGAATCGCACCGTCTCGGTTCACCCGGCCGCAATTCTTGCCGCGTTGAAGACGGTGTATGGGGCTGACAAGGTGGTCAAGGAACTGACCGTTCGGTGA
- the hflK gene encoding FtsH protease activity modulator HflK, giving the protein MAWNQPGNNNKKRDPWQDGDPPDLEEALKNMKDRLGRIFNGGGGGGSSSGRSNNGGTAFVVGSIVAIAVAIWLLTTTWVTIDESERGVVLRFGKFNRILEPGLGLKLPSPIETVTKVESLRVRSISEERRMLTSDENFVIVDYNVQYQATTPKDFLYNVRSPEETLQQVANSAVRQVVGGNTLDSVLSGERTKMAADAKEIMQGLLGQEGYATGMVVTEMNFQNVRPPDEVKKAFDDAIAAREDNQRIKNEAEAYRSKVEPEARGVAQRLRTEAEGYKTALIATATGEAKRFDLLVEQYQQAPQVTRKRLFLETMQEVLSKNPKVMVDVGGGNQVMYLPLDKLMRSSVVPNFVDPKRDTSQALPERTASPDLLDPLGANREPRQ; this is encoded by the coding sequence ATGGCCTGGAATCAACCCGGCAACAACAACAAGAAGCGTGACCCCTGGCAGGACGGCGATCCACCGGATCTGGAGGAAGCACTGAAGAACATGAAAGATCGGCTTGGCCGCATCTTTAATGGTGGCGGTGGCGGCGGTTCCAGCAGCGGGCGGAGCAACAATGGTGGCACCGCATTTGTCGTCGGCTCCATCGTGGCGATTGCAGTGGCCATTTGGCTGCTGACCACCACTTGGGTCACGATCGACGAATCCGAGCGCGGCGTCGTGTTGCGCTTCGGCAAGTTCAATCGCATTCTGGAGCCGGGCCTAGGTCTCAAGCTGCCGAGCCCGATCGAAACCGTGACCAAGGTCGAATCGTTGCGCGTTCGCTCGATTTCTGAAGAACGCCGCATGCTGACTTCGGACGAGAACTTCGTCATCGTCGACTACAACGTGCAATACCAGGCCACGACGCCGAAGGACTTCCTGTACAACGTCCGAAGCCCGGAGGAAACCCTGCAGCAAGTCGCAAACAGCGCCGTGCGTCAGGTGGTGGGTGGTAACACGCTGGATTCCGTATTGTCTGGCGAGCGCACCAAAATGGCCGCCGATGCCAAGGAGATCATGCAAGGTTTACTGGGGCAGGAGGGCTATGCCACCGGTATGGTCGTCACCGAAATGAACTTCCAGAACGTTCGCCCGCCAGACGAAGTCAAGAAAGCATTCGACGATGCGATCGCCGCCCGCGAAGACAATCAGCGCATCAAGAACGAGGCCGAGGCGTATCGGAGCAAGGTCGAACCCGAAGCCCGCGGTGTGGCGCAGCGTCTGCGCACCGAAGCCGAAGGTTACAAGACGGCACTGATTGCCACCGCTACGGGTGAGGCAAAGCGCTTCGATTTGCTGGTGGAACAGTATCAGCAGGCGCCGCAGGTGACCCGGAAGCGTCTGTTCCTGGAGACCATGCAAGAGGTGCTGTCGAAGAACCCGAAGGTCATGGTCGATGTCGGTGGTGGCAATCAGGTCATGTATCTGCCGCTCGACAAACTGATGCGCAGTTCAGTGGTGCCCAACTTCGTCGATCCGAAGCGCGACACGTCCCAGGCCTTGCCTGAGCGCACGGCGAGCCCTGACTTGCTGGATCCCCTTGGCGCCAACCGGGAGCCGCGTCAATGA
- the hfq gene encoding RNA chaperone Hfq — MSKGQSLQDPFLNALRRERVPVSIYLVNGIKLQGTVESFDQFVVLLRNTVSQMVYKHAISTVVPSRNVRVGGPDHGDGGPESGEG, encoded by the coding sequence ATGTCGAAAGGCCAATCGTTGCAAGACCCTTTCCTGAATGCCCTGCGCCGCGAACGCGTGCCAGTGTCGATCTACCTGGTCAACGGCATCAAACTGCAGGGCACGGTCGAATCTTTCGACCAATTTGTCGTGCTGCTTCGCAATACGGTCAGCCAGATGGTCTACAAGCATGCCATTTCGACCGTTGTGCCATCCCGCAATGTGCGCGTAGGCGGGCCAGACCACGGCGATGGCGGGCCGGAGTCCGGCGAGGGTTAA
- the hflX gene encoding ribosome rescue GTPase HflX has translation MDFFHRARGGERALLVQPVGAHTDDSAAAEFEELARSAGASVLGVITGRLDRPNPRFLIGTGKADEIRDRVEAEGADLVLINATLSPVQERNLESHCKCRVVDRTGLILDIFAQRARSHEGKLQVELAQLKHLATRLAGGWTHLERQRGGAIGLRGPGETQLELDRRLLSERVKMLESRLEKVEVQRQQAKRRRERQAVPVVTLAGYTNAGKSTLFNALTEADVYAADQLFATLDPTLRKLEGLNAGDVLLADTVGFVRDLPHDLVVAFRSTLSEVRDADLILHVIDASDPERDARIEQVNAVLAEIGAADVPQILVFNKIDLVDGLRAKRHRASDDLPERVLVSAMGNQGLPLLRAAIDDFLSGERIKKQLKLTHSQARLRARLFDAGVVAHETITETGWTLKIEAPKARLTPLLGLADGDGIWLGKALKLD, from the coding sequence TTGGATTTCTTTCATCGCGCTCGCGGTGGCGAGCGGGCCCTCCTGGTTCAGCCCGTGGGCGCCCATACAGACGACTCGGCCGCTGCCGAGTTCGAGGAGCTTGCGCGCTCCGCTGGCGCGTCGGTGCTGGGTGTCATCACTGGCCGCCTGGATCGACCGAATCCCCGGTTTCTGATCGGCACTGGCAAGGCGGACGAAATCCGCGACCGGGTTGAAGCCGAAGGCGCCGACCTCGTCTTGATCAACGCCACGCTGTCACCCGTTCAGGAGCGCAATCTCGAAAGCCATTGCAAATGCCGCGTGGTCGACCGCACTGGACTGATCCTGGACATCTTTGCGCAGCGCGCGCGCTCGCACGAAGGCAAGCTGCAGGTGGAACTGGCCCAGCTGAAGCACTTGGCCACGCGCTTGGCCGGCGGCTGGACCCATCTGGAGCGCCAGCGAGGCGGCGCGATCGGGCTGCGTGGCCCAGGCGAGACCCAACTTGAGCTGGACCGCCGACTGCTGTCCGAGCGCGTCAAGATGCTGGAGTCCCGACTTGAAAAGGTTGAGGTGCAGCGCCAACAGGCGAAACGGCGTCGTGAGCGGCAGGCCGTCCCGGTCGTCACGCTCGCGGGCTATACCAATGCCGGCAAGTCAACCTTGTTCAATGCGCTGACCGAAGCCGACGTGTATGCGGCTGATCAATTGTTCGCGACGCTGGATCCAACCCTTCGCAAGTTGGAAGGACTCAATGCCGGTGACGTCTTGTTGGCCGACACGGTCGGCTTTGTTCGCGATCTGCCCCATGATCTGGTGGTGGCGTTCCGGTCCACCCTGTCGGAAGTCCGCGATGCCGATCTGATCCTGCACGTCATCGATGCCTCCGACCCCGAGCGCGACGCCAGAATCGAGCAGGTCAACGCCGTACTCGCCGAAATCGGCGCTGCTGACGTGCCGCAGATCCTCGTGTTCAACAAGATCGATCTGGTCGATGGCCTTCGCGCCAAGCGTCATCGTGCGAGCGATGATTTGCCTGAGCGCGTGTTGGTCAGTGCAATGGGGAATCAGGGCTTGCCGCTGTTGCGAGCGGCGATCGATGACTTTCTCAGCGGCGAGCGAATCAAGAAGCAGCTCAAACTCACCCACAGTCAGGCCCGTCTGCGTGCGCGTCTGTTCGATGCGGGCGTCGTTGCTCACGAAACCATCACAGAAACGGGCTGGACCTTGAAGATCGAAGCCCCGAAAGCGCGACTGACGCCGCTGCTCGGCCTTGCCGACGGCGACGGCATTTGGCTTGGCAAAGCCTTGAAATTGGACTGA
- a CDS encoding xanthine dehydrogenase small subunit: MTRTRPFLINGQTQYLAPQDDPRESLLRWLKRQRFHGTKEGCGDGDCGACTVAEVVTEQGERQLRALNSCLLPMGQVLGREFVTVEGLAQGQRLHPVQEAMVQTAGSQCGYCTPGFVMSLFVGYHEGKLDDHAIDGNLCRCTGYVPIRNAMAKVEHDAESVRTSALPAAVRERSANLDGPPHSAFLLPTSIDEAIAFKQQFPEFQWLAGATDSGVALSRGQTLAPGFVCLDRIPSLTTLSTHDDGYRIGAGVSLVQLERSLADALPMLADMLPWFAARQVKNRATVGGNIGSASPIGDLLPCFLALDASFELHGPDGVRHVPAHAYFLDYRKTARHPGELIAAVTIPKPSGRQRFYKVAKRQTDDISIVAGAFRIDIDEQGTVRDLRLAYGGVAAIPKRATATEQWLRGRVMDAATIAEATKRVTEEFAPLSDHRASREYRTALIGNLLHQFLTGVA, from the coding sequence ATGACACGTACCCGCCCTTTTCTGATCAACGGCCAGACACAGTATTTGGCCCCCCAGGACGACCCGCGCGAATCGCTGTTGCGCTGGCTCAAACGACAGCGCTTTCATGGCACCAAGGAAGGCTGCGGTGATGGCGACTGCGGCGCCTGCACCGTGGCCGAAGTCGTCACCGAGCAAGGCGAACGGCAGTTGCGCGCCCTCAACAGCTGTTTGCTGCCCATGGGTCAGGTGCTCGGCCGGGAGTTCGTCACCGTCGAAGGGCTTGCCCAAGGCCAACGGCTGCACCCGGTGCAGGAGGCCATGGTCCAAACCGCCGGCTCGCAATGTGGCTACTGCACGCCCGGATTCGTCATGAGCCTCTTCGTGGGCTATCACGAGGGCAAGCTCGATGATCATGCCATCGATGGCAACCTGTGCCGCTGCACCGGCTATGTGCCGATCCGAAATGCGATGGCCAAAGTCGAGCACGACGCCGAATCCGTGCGTACGTCCGCCCTGCCTGCCGCCGTTCGCGAGCGCTCCGCCAATCTGGACGGGCCACCACATTCTGCGTTTCTCCTGCCAACCAGTATCGACGAAGCGATCGCATTCAAGCAGCAGTTTCCGGAGTTTCAGTGGCTCGCGGGCGCGACCGATTCTGGCGTGGCGCTCAGTCGTGGCCAGACGCTGGCACCGGGATTCGTGTGCCTGGATCGCATCCCGTCGTTGACCACGCTCAGCACACACGATGACGGTTACCGCATCGGCGCCGGCGTCAGCCTCGTGCAATTGGAGCGCTCGCTCGCCGACGCGTTGCCAATGCTTGCCGACATGTTGCCGTGGTTTGCCGCGCGCCAGGTCAAAAATCGCGCAACAGTTGGCGGCAACATTGGCTCGGCATCGCCGATCGGCGATTTGCTGCCGTGCTTCCTGGCCCTGGACGCCAGCTTCGAATTGCACGGACCAGACGGCGTCCGCCACGTCCCGGCGCATGCGTACTTTCTCGACTACCGCAAGACCGCCCGCCACCCGGGCGAACTGATTGCGGCCGTCACCATTCCAAAGCCATCGGGCCGCCAACGGTTCTATAAAGTCGCCAAGCGGCAGACCGACGACATCAGCATTGTGGCGGGTGCGTTCCGCATCGATATCGATGAACAGGGCACGGTGCGGGATTTGCGCCTTGCCTACGGTGGCGTCGCCGCGATTCCGAAACGCGCCACAGCGACCGAGCAGTGGCTGCGCGGGCGTGTCATGGATGCGGCCACGATCGCCGAAGCGACGAAACGCGTCACCGAGGAATTCGCGCCATTGAGTGATCATCGGGCAAGCCGGGAGTACCGAACGGCGCTGATCGGCAACCTGCTCCACCAGTTCCTGACAGGTGTCGCATGA
- the xdhB gene encoding xanthine dehydrogenase molybdopterin binding subunit, giving the protein MMTHHESAVGHVTGTARYSDEIPETHGTLSAWPVQAPHAHARLLGIDISAAAKMPGVHAVLTATDIPGANQTGPIIPDEPLLPDAEISYFGQAIAWVLADSESQARQAAALVTAQYEPLPAVLTYDAAEAAQSYHLKPSVIERGDPVAALAAAAHSAKGRLDVGGQDHFYLETHSCRAEFDADGQLILHASTQHPTETQHIVAHVLNLPAHRVTCRCIRMGGGFGGKETQANGFAAICAIGAQKTGRPVRLKLHRSQDMQLTGKRHPFRADYDVGFDADGRIEAAIIDLVADAGWSVDLSPPVLMRAMVHVDNAYFLPNVRVQGRMAKTNLPSNTAFRGFGGPQGMIVAEEMIAAIAATLNLPADVVRERNFYRGANDAPRNQTHYGQAVIDNELPELWAALKDSADFSTRRAAIESFNAAHPHQKRGLAITPVKFGISFNKTIYNQAGALVQVYHDGSIQLNHGGTEMGQGLHSKMIVVASRVLGVNPERIRVMVTSTEKVPNTSATAASSGSDLNGHAVADACNTLLSRLRPVAAAALQVHPEHVEFAADGAQVRGEPERRLSFEKLIHLAYDARISLSAAGYYFTPEIHWDPIRLTGRPFYYYAFGAAVAEVEVCGHTGIHQLRRVDLLHDVGNSLHELIDRGQIEGGFVQGMGWLTSEELCTNAQGRLLTDAPSTYKIPSLGEVPTDFRVQLYARRQPATTATIFGSKGVGEPPFMLALSVREALRDAVSAFAPIERRRFVDLAAPATPEAIWRAVTRVRPDLAET; this is encoded by the coding sequence ATGATGACGCACCATGAAAGTGCCGTCGGCCATGTCACCGGCACGGCTCGCTACAGTGACGAGATTCCGGAAACGCATGGCACCTTGAGTGCGTGGCCCGTGCAGGCGCCGCATGCGCATGCAAGACTGCTTGGCATCGACATCAGCGCCGCGGCAAAGATGCCGGGCGTGCACGCCGTGCTGACGGCTACCGATATTCCCGGCGCCAATCAAACCGGGCCGATCATTCCGGATGAACCACTCCTGCCAGACGCGGAAATTTCGTACTTCGGTCAAGCGATCGCCTGGGTGCTTGCCGACTCGGAATCGCAAGCGCGCCAAGCCGCTGCTTTAGTGACCGCGCAGTACGAGCCGTTGCCCGCGGTGCTGACCTACGACGCCGCCGAAGCGGCACAAAGCTATCATTTGAAACCATCAGTCATCGAACGGGGCGACCCGGTCGCGGCGCTAGCAGCTGCCGCGCACAGCGCCAAAGGCCGGCTCGATGTGGGTGGCCAAGATCATTTCTATTTGGAGACACACAGTTGCCGCGCTGAGTTCGATGCCGATGGGCAACTGATTCTGCACGCCTCCACGCAGCACCCGACCGAGACGCAGCACATTGTCGCTCATGTTTTGAACCTGCCCGCGCACCGGGTCACATGCCGCTGCATACGCATGGGTGGCGGTTTCGGTGGCAAAGAGACGCAGGCGAACGGGTTTGCGGCAATCTGCGCGATTGGCGCGCAGAAAACCGGACGCCCAGTCCGGCTGAAGTTGCATCGTAGCCAGGACATGCAGTTGACGGGCAAGCGCCATCCGTTCCGGGCCGACTACGACGTTGGTTTCGATGCTGATGGCCGGATCGAGGCCGCCATCATTGATCTGGTAGCCGATGCCGGTTGGAGCGTCGATCTGTCGCCACCGGTGCTGATGCGCGCGATGGTGCACGTCGACAACGCCTACTTCCTGCCGAATGTGCGCGTGCAGGGGCGCATGGCGAAGACGAATCTGCCCTCAAATACGGCGTTCCGAGGATTCGGTGGCCCGCAGGGCATGATTGTCGCCGAGGAGATGATTGCAGCGATCGCCGCAACGCTGAATCTACCGGCCGACGTGGTCCGCGAGCGGAACTTCTATCGCGGCGCCAACGACGCACCCCGCAATCAGACACACTATGGTCAGGCGGTCATCGACAACGAGTTGCCCGAGCTCTGGGCAGCCCTGAAAGACAGCGCGGATTTCAGCACCCGGCGAGCTGCCATCGAGTCGTTCAACGCCGCGCATCCGCACCAGAAACGCGGTCTCGCCATCACGCCCGTCAAGTTCGGCATTTCGTTCAACAAGACCATCTACAACCAGGCCGGCGCGCTCGTGCAGGTCTACCACGACGGCAGCATCCAGCTGAATCACGGCGGCACCGAAATGGGCCAGGGTCTGCACAGCAAGATGATCGTCGTGGCAAGCCGCGTGTTGGGCGTCAATCCGGAACGCATCAGAGTGATGGTGACGAGCACCGAGAAAGTGCCCAACACGTCTGCCACCGCCGCGAGTTCCGGTTCGGACTTGAATGGCCATGCCGTTGCCGACGCCTGTAATACCTTGCTATCGCGTTTGCGCCCGGTGGCCGCAGCGGCGCTGCAAGTGCATCCCGAACACGTCGAATTTGCGGCCGACGGCGCCCAGGTCCGCGGTGAACCCGAACGTCGTCTGAGCTTTGAAAAGCTGATCCATCTTGCCTACGACGCGCGCATCAGTCTGTCGGCGGCAGGCTACTATTTCACCCCCGAGATTCACTGGGACCCGATCAGATTGACGGGTCGCCCGTTCTACTACTACGCGTTCGGTGCAGCGGTCGCCGAGGTGGAGGTCTGCGGCCATACCGGCATCCATCAACTCCGCCGGGTCGATCTGCTGCACGATGTCGGCAACAGCCTGCATGAGCTCATTGATCGTGGTCAGATCGAAGGCGGATTTGTGCAAGGCATGGGTTGGCTGACCAGCGAGGAACTCTGTACCAACGCCCAGGGCCGACTGCTGACCGATGCGCCCAGCACGTACAAGATTCCGAGCCTTGGCGAGGTTCCAACGGATTTCCGCGTTCAGCTTTATGCCCGTCGGCAACCCGCGACTACCGCGACGATCTTCGGCAGCAAAGGCGTCGGCGAACCGCCCTTCATGTTGGCGCTGTCGGTACGCGAAGCATTGCGCGATGCGGTGTCGGCGTTCGCGCCAATCGAGCGCCGGCGTTTCGTCGACCTGGCCGCACCGGCAACACCGGAAGCGATTTGGCGTGCGGTGACTCGGGTGCGACCGGACCTTGCCGAGACTTGA
- a CDS encoding DUF2065 domain-containing protein, with amino-acid sequence MPKDLAAALCLVFVIEGLLLFAVPRFWREMMLRATEMTDRQIRISGAAAIIAGVLALMLVRGVLGSL; translated from the coding sequence ATGCCCAAAGACCTCGCCGCTGCGCTGTGCCTCGTGTTTGTCATTGAAGGCCTGCTGCTCTTTGCCGTGCCGCGGTTTTGGCGGGAAATGATGCTGCGTGCCACCGAAATGACCGATCGGCAAATCCGGATCAGTGGCGCAGCCGCTATCATTGCCGGCGTATTGGCGCTGATGCTTGTGCGTGGCGTCCTAGGGAGCCTCTGA